In Helicobacter kayseriensis, the genomic stretch AACTTCGCATATTCTTTGGGGAGAGTAACACGCAAAGAATCTTCAATCATAGAAATGCGTTTATTGATTTTTGTGCTCATTGTTTCTCCTTAGATTCCTAATCCATCAAATCTTGCTTTCCAATATCTCTTTTTAAACCTAGCAAACCCAATACGATCAATTTCGCTAGTCTTTTTATAGCTATGCAAAGCTCTTGAGTTGTCTTTGTGTTCAGTTTTTGTCAATTCTAACAAAATCCCATCTTCTTTTTGCTGGAGGTGGTGAAGCTCGATAGGTTCCCCATCTATCCCTCTTGGAGCTTTTCCACTTTTCATATTTGCCAGACTCACTGCTCCCAAATCGATCACTTGGGTTCTTTGGGCTACACTTCTGCCCTCTACTTGCACAAGCACCGCAGAATCAAGGAAGCCTTGTTCGATCTTATTGAACTCTCGATAAGCTTTTGATCTTGTGATCTTTGTCCCATCTTCTAGTAGTGCTTCTTCAGCTTTGCTTTTGTTTTGATTGATCTTGCTTGATGTGCTTTTGGCATTTCTAGAAGCATAGATGAAAAAATCATCTAGCTCTTTATCAAACTCCACCTCTCTTCTTCCTTTCTGAGAAAGCTCTTTTGAGAATCTTATGATGTATTTTTTTAGATTTTCTTGCTTGGTTGATTGATCTTGAGATTCTTTTGATTCTTGTAGGCTAAGGGCTTTGAGCTCACAAACAGCATCATCAATCATAAATTCATCACATTGCATCACTTCTTCTGCTGGTGGGGTAGGGTTTGCGGGGAAGGTAAATTTGATATATTCTTCATCGTGCTTGCTTTCAAGTGATGTGATGATGATCTCCTCATCTTCTTCTTGGATAGAGCTAGGAAGCAATAAAATAGAATGCTTCAAAGAGGGGGCATTGAGGTATCCAAAGAGAAGGACTTGTCGATCTTTCCACTCAAGAGGGCAAGAGAGCTTGATCTCTTCTCCTTGGAGGTCTTCGCCATTTGCATCTTTGAGTATTTGGAATCCTCTGGCTTGATCGATAGGAAGAGCGTCTTTGTCTCTTAGATGATAAAGC encodes the following:
- a CDS encoding HNH/ENDO VII family nuclease, with the translated sequence LYHLRDKDALPIDQARGFQILKDANGEDLQGEEIKLSCPLEWKDRQVLLFGYLNAPSLKHSILLLPSSIQEEDEEIIITSLESKHDEEYIKFTFPANPTPPAEEVMQCDEFMIDDAVCELKALSLQESKESQDQSTKQENLKKYIIRFSKELSQKGRREVEFDKELDDFFIYASRNAKSTSSKINQNKSKAEEALLEDGTKITRSKAYREFNKIEQGFLDSAVLVQVEGRSVAQRTQVIDLGAVSLANMKSGKAPRGIDGEPIELHHLQQKEDGILLELTKTEHKDNSRALHSYKKTSEIDRIGFARFKKRYWKARFDGLGI